aatacatctttggtattgtgaagatattcagtctcattcattcctttccacatttgtcaacatgaatacggttcatcactATCCATACCCACATccagacacatataaacatagtcatacatatatattattttagtgTAGTGGTGAAGCTGAACTATTAATAAGAAACGATATTCTTTTGAAAACTTAGGTTAACAAATTTTGTACATATTTTGTATGAAATGTAGTCTAGTGAAATCTGTAagattttacataaatatatgtttctaGAGATGGATATGTAGTGTTTCTCACCTACACAAAGAGGAGAATTGATATTTATGTTTTGGGTTTTGTAAAATGTTATGACAGAATAAGATTTTAATAGTCCAGATGAATTACTTGAGCTTTCAGCGGACATTTTTTCTTGATTGTTAAATTTGTTTGTCAGGGAGATTTAGGCAGTGGTTGAGGTGCagagaattttttcttttcttttcttttctttttttctttttttacatttaataTTGATTTTAAGGGATGAGTATTaaggaaaatatattttaaatggGCCAGCTGTTGCTAAAAGTTAGAGGGAAAAGTTTTAGAATTTTGTATTATTTGCCAGCTGATTGGGAAGATAAAGTTTATTTTGCCTATGAAACATTTTGTTTACAAGAGTCATTATTTAGTATTTTGATCAGTGAGTGAATTCCCTTTTAGTTGGGAAAATTTTAGAACATTTACTTTTCTTGTTCGGACCCTTTCGTGAGCTAATTCAGTGGTgaaatatcattttttaaaagtagAAATGATGTGTTGTtagaaagtgaaaacaaaaactggttaaagaaaaataaatgaaaaacccAGTTTGTTTTTTATAACTGAAGAGCAAAATATAGGAAGAGAGCACAAGAGACTTGGATTGAATGAACAGATTTGATAGTGAGGTGgtatatatatcagaataaaaTAGGTTCTTAAGTGCCCATAATTACTGTAGTTACACTTTGCTGTGTTGTGTGTTATAGGTCATGTTTGGTATTTAGTAAGCATACaagattcttattgttattttcaacaaACTGGGCAAAGCTAAGTACAATCTTAAGCAGCATACATTGACCTCCCATCCTGTCAGACATCCTTATGGAATCCCACACTTTCTGCTTTAAAAATCTaatctccttcctcagacacatatcCTTCCCTTGATCTAAtcccctctttcttactcctACCTTAACCCATTCACTCATCCCCTTCATCTTTACCCATCTTTATACCCTTTCAGATATCATCCTACTACTGTATGATTGTTGATGTATAGCACCTAATAATTAACtcactccccctctaccctttccgATCGTATATCTTCCTTTAGTGATGAATGACCTTCAGtgtcatttatttttcctttaaacATTAACCATTAAATAATCTTATGCAACATTAATGTGTGAATATCTATAGTTGCTGAATTTATTATAAagcttattttcattatgatattaCGGAAATGATTGTGACACTGTTAATGAGAATATTGAAGGTAGTGGTTGTCGTCTCTGTGTCCATCGTATCTCTCAGATACATTTTTGTTGATGCTTACTGCCTGTTTCTGATACTCCAcccctcgttctcttctcttctctctctctctctctctctctctctctctctctctctctctctctctctctctctcactctctctctctctctctctctctctctctctctctctctctctctctctgtctctctctctctctctgtctctctctctctctgtctctctctctctctttctctctctgtctctctctgttctctctctctgtctctctgtctctctctctctctctgtctctctctctctctctctctctctctctctctctctctctctctctctctctctctctctttctctctctctctctctctctctctctctaattctctctctctctctcttctctcctctctctctctctctctctctcttctctctctctctctctctctccctctctctcctctttctccctctctcccttgctctctctccctctctcccttcctctctcttcctttctcctctccctctcctctttctctcctcctctttctctctccccctctctcctttctctctctccctctcctctctccctttttctctctctctctttcccctcttccttctcttcctctctctcctctcttcctctctctctctctctctctctctctctctctctctctctctctctctctgtccatttatctatccctttctctctgtctctgtctctctctctccccctttctatccctttctctctctctctctctctctctctctctctctctctctctcttctctctctctctctcttcttctctctctctctctctcttctctctctctctcgctctcttgctcttctcttctcttctcttctcttctctttctctctctctctctctctcttttcctctctctctctctctctccttccctccctcctctctcctcctcctttcctccctcctcttttcctccctcttcctcctcctccctccctccctctctcctttcctctctccctctctcctctctctctctctctctctctctctctctctctctctctctctctctctctctctcttctctctctctctctctctctctctctcctctctctcctctctctctctctctctctctctctctctctctctctctctctctctctctctctgtctcctgtctctctctctctcctctcttcctctctcttctctctccctgtccctttcttccacctctctctatctctttaccctttctttctctctctctctctctctctctaatctctctctctctctctctctctaaaatctctctctctctctctctgtctctgtctctctctctctctctctccctctctctttctctctctctctctctctcccatctctctctctctctctcgcactctctctctctctctctctctctctctgtctctgctctctctctctcctctctctctctctctcttcctctctctcatcccccttttccacctctctctatccccttttttcctctctctctctctctgctctctctctttctctttctctctctctcctctctctctctctctctctctctctcctctctccctgtgtctccctctctctccctctttctttccttctcttccactcttcctcctcttccctctccctctctctcgatctccctctccttctctcctctcctcctcttcctccttccctctctctctctcagtctcccctttcttcctctctctccctctcctctccttttccttcctctctctctctctctcctctctctctccttctctctgttctcctctctctctctctctctccttgtcccttcctctctctctctctcctgtctccttcctccacctctctctctctcctctcccttctctcctttctctctctctctctctctctctctctctctctctctctctctctctctctctctctctctctctctctctctctctctctctctctctctctcactctcactcactctcccttccactcattctctccctctctccacgtcCTTCACacattcttcctcgtcttcctctctccgtatccctcttcctttcctcttttctccttctccttctctcccctctctccattcccttcccctcctctctttcttcctctttctctccctttcccgttccTTCTAATACAGattagaaaatatagatataaatatagacatgtacatatatatgtaaacgaagGAAAGGCAGAAACTAGCACCTTTACAATACATCTCTTTTCATTGCATGTCCCTAAGGATCTAATACGTATTTCTGAAGCTCAGATAGAGttcaagatcttttttttttatcaaaagcaACAGATATCACCTAGCCTTCCATATCCGAAATGCGAATCAGCAACTGCCTGGAGATAACTTTAAGGATTATGCTGTTGTCATGAGTAAATGATGGAGGCTAACCGACGTCGTGTTCCAGGACATCACGACACATCTGGCCGAGGCGCACCAGGACGAGGTCCACTTCCCATGCCCTGACTGCGAGCAGGTCTTTAACACGTTCACGGACCTGCGCCACCACTGCTTTGTGGGGCACATGGGCATCGCGCAGGAGGCCCACGTGTGCACGCTGTGCTCCAAGACCTTCTCCAGCTCCTCGGCGCTCAAGGTGCACGTGGAGACCATCCACGACCGTAAGCACAGCTATAAGTGCGAGGAGTGCCACGAGACCTTCAACAAGAAGACCAACATGCAGAACCACCTACGTAGGGTACACCAGGCCGCGGAGTCAAAGCGCCTGCAGTGCGACCTCTGCGACAAGAAGTTCCTGTGTCCCAGTGAGCTGCGGAAGCACGTGGAGCGCGTCCACCTGAAGGTGCGCACCAGCGAGGTCCTGTGTCCCATCTGCAGGAAGCCCTTCGGCGACTCCCGGGACATGAAGGTCCACCTGAGCGCCGTGCACAACAAGGACACGCAATACCCGTGCCCGGCCTGCTCCATGGTGTTCTACCGCCTTAACGACATGGTCAACCACAAGCGGCGCATGCACGGCGGCAAGGAGGTCCGCACGCACGTGTGTCCGACCTGCTCCAAGGGCTTCTGCAGCAACAGCGACCTAAGGACGCACATCAACGTCGTGCACCAGGATGTGCGCAAACACGTATGCGACGTATGCGACAAGGCCTTCAAGGTAGCGTCGCACCTGACGTACCACAAGCGCAAGCACACAGGCGAGACGCCCTTCCAGTGTCCGTACTGCAGCAAGGGCTTTCGCGGGCCCGGCAACATCTCGGAGCACGTCAAGAAGGTGCACAAGGCGGTCTACATCGGCGTGGCGCAGCGGAGGAAACTCAACCTGCCAGAGTCGGCTCCGCTGCCGCCGCCGGGCAGCCGCCCCTGCGAACCTCTCAAGGCTAAGGGCGCGAAGGACGCCAAGGCGCGCGTGAGGTCCGCCAAGAAGGCCGTGGAGCCACGCAGCAAGAACAACGTACTTTTGGCCGCTTTAGTGGAGGGCGAGGCGGCCAAGGTGACGCAGGAGCCGCCCTTGGACGCCCTTCAGGACGGCGTCTCGGCCGCAGCGCAGAACGCCATCCATTTCACGGCCTCGGAACAAGCCGCCCACACTGTTGCCTCCACTCAagcctccatccactccctcgcGCCCGTGAACGCATCCACTTCCGCCGTGTACTCCTTCATACCATACATCGCCACGACAGGGCACGCCGACGTCATCCAGGTGCCCAGCACCCAGGTTCTCACGCCCACCGACGGCTCAACCTTCCATGCCACGCCCGCTATCGTCGCCAGCCAAGGGGTGATCGACCACGTTAACGCCTACATCAATTTCTGAAGCGTTGAGCCGATGCCCAGGCAGTGTTGCGATGTTGGCATTGTGATCCCTTTGGCGGTCCCAACTGCGCATCATCCTCGGCCGGGCGGATGGATGTCAATCGGCAAAGCTCCTTCATTCAACAAAAATTATATTTCACTCATTTTCCAGTGTCGTAAATTGTCCCAAgcctttatttatattaatttatgtctTCTTAATCTTAGGCACATGACAAAAATCTCCTTCGGTAAGTTCATGACAGATCCAGTGTTACAGGCCTATatttccacccccgcccccagcccAGAGAATAAATTAGACACGcccttgtttatcatcatcacgtGCATCATCTCATAATGTCATCAATGCCTTCGTTCATTGCCAGTATTAACCATCAATGTAATAAGTAGCATCatccaccatcgtcattatttccAGAAGGCATATCATAAATTGCCACCGAGTACAAATTCGACAGGtccagttttgtttttgtttgtttacacgtgATAAACAGTCTTCCGGTTGTACATATTTAATATGTCGAGTAAAAAAAAGGTATGTGGTGACCACAAAAGGTAAATGTGTTTTCCGGTTTttatgaatattcttttttttttaactaaagaAGCACAAATAAAGAATAGTTGTAAGGAATTCCGAGAAGTACAATTTTGTGTGCGTATACCATAAGATATTATacaatgttttgtttattgtagCATAATATGAAtcgtaaaatgataataagtctGATTACTTATTTCTACTCTATATTGTTTTTACCATATATGTAACATTTATTGTTGACAAGCTAAAATAATGGTTTGTAAACTTTTTCGAAAACATATCTCCGAACGGACGTTAGCATGAAGCCCGTCACATATCAAAAGGAACACATCAAAGAGCactttattactattttgtaAGTCCGTGTCTTAACAGAATCTCGAGAATGGCAAACTATGTTTAGAGCTCATTGGTAGAAATAGACTATGCGAATGCTGAAGTCAAATTCAAGacacattttatatttttgtaataaAACTTACAACAGAAAGATGTGTTTTAATGATAGTTGGATATTGAGAATgaatgtcaaataaataaatatatatatatatatatatatatatatatatatatatatatatatatatatacacatacatatacatatacatatacatatacatatacatatacatatacacaagcacaaacacaatcacgtgaacacaaagatgaaaatgaaactagccacaatgagaattgaaaataagcgtattttcaattctcattgtggctagtttcattttcatatacatatatatatatatatatatatatat
The DNA window shown above is from Penaeus vannamei isolate JL-2024 chromosome 29, ASM4276789v1, whole genome shotgun sequence and carries:
- the LOC113823389 gene encoding uncharacterized protein isoform X1, whose amino-acid sequence is MDFEEQRRMFAMNMGGHPMANHHATQQAVAQQAAAQQVAQQVAQQGPHTRILMPEPSLPMVAGSRQGPMDATMATITTQMANAQQITMHHTVHQQQLAHHQQQAAQVAQQQQQQQQQQQQQQQQQQQQQQHMEVAVSMDTGGEAGPSMVRVMEEGPVEVKAPDAHDPNMVEGPSEGVDNVGAGQSGMETSRWCLVCDKGLPTQESSQELVDLYKATMTVSQRKLSAMLGRLVGLTLYKAHSDVLCRRCFNLVDQVDGLEIELADTKMELVQQYEATIAHRQPHAKREIERPTLEVDVEWDESNESDVIDNDDDDPDCTASGAKKKKKTRKTKRKGGRPRKVKLTAKIKHIENNLSGIEDNDAEGRPRKRGRGRPRKKDKEEDDFIPPGAPTKDCPTCKKVVHAKKYLIHLSTHRLFPCPFCESVYKRKDITTHLAEAHQDEVHFPCPDCEQVFNTFTDLRHHCFVGHMGIAQEAHVCTLCSKTFSSSSALKVHVETIHDRKHSYKCEECHETFNKKTNMQNHLRRVHQAAESKRLQCDLCDKKFLCPSELRKHVERVHLKVRTSEVLCPICRKPFGDSRDMKVHLSAVHNKDTQYPCPACSMVFYRLNDMVNHKRRMHGGKEVRTHVCPTCSKGFCSNSDLRTHINVVHQDVRKHVCDVCDKAFKVASHLTYHKRKHTGETPFQCPYCSKGFRGPGNISEHVKKVHKAVYIGVAQRRKLNLPESAPLPPPGSRPCEPLKAKGAKDAKARVRSAKKAVEPRSKNNVLLAALVEGEAAKVTQEPPLDALQDGVSAAAQNAIHFTASEQAAHTVASTQASIHSLAPVNASTSAVYSFIPYIATTGHADVIQVPSTQVLTPTDGSTFHATPAIVASQGVIDHVNAYINF